A window of Balearica regulorum gibbericeps isolate bBalReg1 chromosome Z, bBalReg1.pri, whole genome shotgun sequence contains these coding sequences:
- the PGAP4 gene encoding GPI-N-acetylgalactosamine transferase PGAP4 has product MLHQAWQLCGRWCRWSSPFTHLLTLTLVTFGVLAPLICHRLLYSYFYLRRWHLNPMSQEFLEQNQQEGQAALHYFEKLQTPNASEVSGSDTFQPLLLVTIITVQRRNDFHYVLQVASRFHHLLQTCGARCQSHRILICNVESDPSSHKDVRLLSSFFPMVSRDKTGENPDPRVNQFEKEKQDYVFCLEQSLLAYNPEYILIVEDDAVPEEEIFTVLQHLLLARFSKPYLRDALYFKLYHPERLQRYFNPEPMRILEWLGLGMFLGPTLNGVYSWAMGRPSLSWPIVLFFALYSMALSELVGRHYILELRRLAPTLYNIVPVTECCTPAMLFSAPSARRALGYLKGLHCRQGFAKDIALYSLLRTKGENAYVVEPNLVRHVGMYSSLRLNDNPKLL; this is encoded by the coding sequence aTGTTACACCAAGCCTGGCAGCTCTGTGGGAGGTGGTGCCGTTGGTCCAGTCCTTTCACCCATCTCCTCACACTGACTTTGGTGACATTCGGTGTGCTTGCACCTTTGATTTGCCATCGGCTCCTCTACTCTTATTTCTATCTGCGGCGCTGGCACCTGAACCCCATGAGCCAGGAGTTCCTGGAGCAGAACCAGCAGGAGGGCCAGGCTGCCCTCCATTACTTTGAGAAGCTGCAGACACCAAATGCCTCTGAGGTCTCTGGCAGTGACACCTTCCAGCCCTTGCTGCTCGTCACCATTATCACTGTGCAGAGGCGGAATGATTTCCACTATGTCTTGCAAGTGGCCTCCCGCTTCCATCACCTCCTCCAGACATGTGGTGCACGTTGCCAGAGCCACCGCATCCTCATCTGTAATGTGGAGTCAGACCCCAGCAGTCATAAGGATGTCAGGCTGCTGAGCAGCTTCTTTCCTATGGTCAGTCGTGATAAAACTGGGGAGAACCCTGACCCCAGAGTGAACCAGTTTGAGAAGGAGAAACAGGACTATGTCTTCTGCCTCGAGCAGTCGCTGTTGGCGTACAACCCAGAATACATCCTCATAGTGGAAGATGATGCTGTGCCAGAGGAGGAGATATTCACAGTCTTGCAGCACCTCTTGTTGGCCCGGTTCTCCAAACCATACCTCAGAGACGCACTCTACTTCAAGCTTTACCATCCCGAGAGGCTTCAGCGCTACTTTAACCCTGAACCCATGAGAATCCTCGAGTGGCTAGGTCTGGGCATGTTTCTGGGGCCCACACTGAACGGTGTGTATTCCTGGGCAATGGGGCGCCCCAGCCTCAGCTGGCCCATTGTCTTGTTCTTTGCTTTGTACAGCATGGCTCTGTCAGAGCTGGTGGGACGGCATTACATACTGGAGCTGCGCCGGCTGGCCCCCACACTGTATAACATCGTTCCAGTCACCGAGTGCTGCACACCTGCCATGCTCTTCTCCGCTCCGTCTGCCCGCCGTGCCTTAGGTTACCTGAAGGGGCTGCACTGCCGCCAGGGTTTTGCTAAGGATATTGCCCTTTACTCACTGCTGCGTACTAAGGGGGAGAACGCCTATGTGGTGGAACCCAACCTGGTCCGGCATGTGGGAATGTATTCCAGCCTTCGCCTAAATGACAATCCGAAACTGTTATGA